The following proteins are co-located in the Camelina sativa cultivar DH55 chromosome 12, Cs, whole genome shotgun sequence genome:
- the LOC104731465 gene encoding tubulin beta-9 chain, with protein MREILHIQGGQCGNQIGAKFWEVICGEHGIDHTGQYCGDSDLQLERINVYYNEASGGKYVPRAVLMDLEPGTMDSLRSGPFGQIFRPDNFVFGQSGAGNNWAKGHYTEGAELIDSVLDVVRKEAENCDCLQGFQVCHSLGGGTGSGMGTLLISKIREEYPDRMMMTFSVFPSPKVSDTVVEPYNATLSVHQLVENADECMVLDNEALYDICFRTLKLSNPTFGDLNHLISATMSGVTCCLRFPGQLNSDLRKLAVNLIPFPRLHFFMVGFAPLTSRGSQQYSALSVPELTQQMWDAKNMMCAADPRHGRYLTASALFRGKMSTKEVDEQMMNVQNKNSSYFVEWIPNNVKSSVCDIAPTGLKMASTFIGNSTSIQEMFRRVSEQFTAMFRRKAFLHWYTGEGMDEMEFTEAESNMNDLVAEYQQYQDATVGEEEYEEDEEEEEA; from the exons atgagagaaatccTTCATATTCAAGGAGGTCAGTGCGGAAACCAGATCGGTGCTAAGTTTTGGGAAGTTATTTGCGGCGAGCATGGTATCGATCACACCGGTCAGTACTGTGGCGATTCAGATCTACAGCTAGAGAGGATTAATGTCTATTACAACGAAGCAAGCGGAGGCAAGTACGTTCCTCGCGCTGTTCTTATGGATCTGGAGCCTGGTACTATGGATTCTCTCAGATCCGGTCCCTTTGGTCAGATTTTTCGCCCTGATAACTTCGTCTTTGGCCAGTCTGGTGCTGGCAATAACTGGGCTAAAGGTCACTACACCGAAGGCGCTGAGTTGATTGATTCCGTTCTTGATGTTGTTAGGAAAGAGGCTGAGAACTGTGACTGTCTTCAAG GTTTTCAAGTTTGTCATTCTTTGGGAGGAGGAACTGGTTCTGGAATGGGAACGCTTTTGATTTCTAAGATAAGAGAGGAGTATCCTGATCGTATGATGATGACCTTTTCGGTTTTCCCATCTCCTAAGGTTTCTGATACCGTCGTTGAGCCATACAATGCTACACTCTCTGTTCACCAGCTTGTTGAGAATGCTGACGAATGTATGGTTTTGGATAACGAAGCTCTCTACGATATCTGTTTCCGCACCTTGAAGCTATCTAATCCTACCT TTGGTGATCTTAACCACCTCATCTCAGCTACCATGAGTGGTGTCACATGCTGTCTTCGGTTCCCTGGTCAACTAAACTCTGACCTTAGAAAGCTCGCTGTGAACCTTATCCCTTTCCCACGACTCCATTTCTTCATGGTTGGTTTTGCACCGTTGACATCAAGAGGATCACAGCAATACAGTGCCTTGAGTGTCCCTGAACTTACTCAACAGATGTGGGATGCCAAGAACATGATGTGTGCAGCTGATCCCCGTCATGGCCGTTACTTGACAGCTTCCGCTTTGTTCCGTGGAAAGATGAGCACTAAAGAGGTTGATGAGCAGATGATGAATGTCCAGAACAAGAACTCATCGTACTTTGTTGAATGGATTCCAAACAACGTGAAATCAAGCGTCTGCGATATAGCTCCCACGGGTTTGAAAATGGCATCGACTTTCATTGGAAACTCAACTTCAATCCAGGAAATGTTCAGGCGTGTGAGTGAACAGTTTACAGCCATGTTCAGGAGAAAGGCTTTCCTTCATTGGTACACAGGAGAAGGAATGGACGAGATGGAATTCACTGAGGCTGAGAGTAACATGAACGATCTTGTTGCAGAGTATCAGCAATATCAGGATGCTACAGTCGGTGAAGAGGAGTACgaggaggacgaagaagaagaagaggcttaa
- the LOC104731467 gene encoding uncharacterized protein LOC104731467, which translates to MPLPWKKSRSSRISRFVSDFQQSPKHGGSLVVETGFPTSLIDLFVKNRDRLKKQSSKRVNNNNNKTTAPTRRRVSSPPHPHHPLPPSLSLQRRMSLPLKLDPALVTEDPSLVVSKIDEESFVPENKRGGGGGGCCVLMVVVFKVFMVAVLALSTKKLAVGITLSAFALLFLELAVARVFTLLNICPDAQVRIDSLIEKLIGKRHKEKLEEEEEVTTWTHDRRNKVSFEIVEEPREEISVVVPQSEKSSSSEEKTRPVAEEEEEEEKKKEVQTIRDVVFKNEKSKSAKLKSKIVKKIVPKKLRSYKKKRKMKNKEKEEAAAEGQDVEVEIEEEGSLTEVSSLYSDDRIESESSERDDVSSSPPLLEEEEGGEIGSKGGDLTKVIVLIVIVLVGLLIGKVFAIGLTLSSCLILRVFCCKSRTSL; encoded by the coding sequence ATGCCTTTACCTTGGAAGAAATCTAGATCGAGTCGGATCTCAAGATTCGTATCAGACTTTCAACAATCTCCAAAACATGGTGGATCTCTCGTTGTTGAAACTGGCTTCCCTACTTCTTTAATCGATCTCTTCGTCAAGAACCGCGATCGTCTCAAAAAACAATCTTCTAAAcgtgttaataataataacaacaagaCTACGGCTCCTACACGACGGCGTGTTTCctctcctcctcatcctcatcatcctctGCCTCCTTCTCTGTCTTTACAGAGACGTATGTCTCTTCCTCTCAAGCTTGATCCTGCTTTGGTTACCGAGGATCCTTCTCTTGTTGTGAGTAAGATCGATGAGGAGAGTTTTGTCCCGGAGAATAAACGCggcggaggaggtggtggaTGTTGTGTTTTGATGGTGGTTGTGTTTAAGGTTTTTATGGTGGCTGTGCTCGCGTTGAGCACGAAAAAGCTCGCCGTTGGGATTACTCTCTCTGCTTTTGCGCTCCTCTTCCTCGAGCTCGCGGTGGCGCGTGTCTTTACGCTTTTGAACATCTGCCCCGACGCGCAGGTTCGGATAGATTCGTTGATCGAGAAGCTCATAGGGAAGCGACATAAAGAGaagctagaagaagaagaagaagtaacgACATGGACGCATGACAGAAGAAACAAGGTCTCGTTTGAAATAGTCGAAGAGCCTAGAGAGGAGATTAGTGTTGTTGTGCCTCAATCGGAGAAGAGCTCGTCGTCGGAAGAGAAGACGAGACCTGTggctgaggaggaggaggaggaggagaagaagaaggaagtgcAGACGATAAGAGACGTGGTGTTTAAGAATGAGAAGAGTAAAAGCGCGAAGCTTAAATCAAAGATTGTGAAGAAGATCGTGCCAAAGAAGTTGAGGAGttataagaagaagaggaagatgaagaacaaagaaaaagaagaagcagcagcagaagGACAAGATGTTGAagttgagattgaagaagaagggtCTTTGACAGAAGTGTCTAGCTTGTATTCAGATGATAGAATCGAGAGTGAAAGCTCTGAAAGAGATGATGTAAGTTCGAGTCCGCCAttgttagaagaagaagaaggaggagagattggGTCAAAAGGAGGGGATCTAACGAAAGTGATTGTTCTGATAGTGATTGTTCTTGTTGGATTGTTAATTGGGAAAGTCTTTGCTATCGGTCTGACACTATCTTCGTGTCTGATCCTCAGAGTTTTCTGCTGCAAATCACGAACCAGTCTCTGA